A genomic region of Persephonella marina EX-H1 contains the following coding sequences:
- a CDS encoding ATP synthase subunit C, with amino-acid sequence MGRYLKILFLALLPAFAFADEGLAYIAAALAVGLSSLAAGIAVGLVGAAAMGTIGEKPELSGRALIFIGLAEGIAIYGLIIAILILGTIE; translated from the coding sequence GTGGGAAGATATCTGAAAATACTTTTTCTGGCTCTTTTACCTGCTTTTGCATTTGCAGATGAAGGTCTCGCTTATATAGCAGCAGCCCTTGCTGTTGGGCTTTCAAGTCTTGCTGCAGGAATAGCTGTTGGTCTTGTTGGTGCTGCAGCTATGGGAACAATAGGTGAGAAGCCTGAGCTTTCAGGGAGAGCCCTTATATTTATTGGACTTGCTGAAGGTATAGCGATATACGGTCTTATAATAGCTATACTTATACTTGGAACGATAGAATGA